From the genome of Proteus vulgaris, one region includes:
- a CDS encoding ATP-dependent DNA helicase yields MPVSDDFAENGILTRTIPGFHPREAQRQMAKSITDIIDKQGVLIAEAGTGTGKTYAYLVPALRSGKKTIISTGSKALQDQLYSRDLPTIIEAINYDGNTALLKGRSNYLCLERLDQQMLSGGDLEAEVLSDVMYVRQWSTQTEDGDVSRCHSVAEDSRVWPLVTSTNDNCLGSDCPRYKECYVLSARKKAMDADVVVVNHHLFMADTVVKDTGFGELIPEAEIMIFDEAHQIPDIASHYFGQQLTSRQLFDLARDMTVAYRTEVRDQVQLQKSADRLTQMVMDFRLALGETGYRGNLRELLQGGETKRFLTLLDDALELSYDVMKLSLGRSQLLDSAFERATVYRNRLKRLIDTTIPGYSYWFESYGRHFLLAITPLSVADKFRELIKSHKSSWVFTSATLSVNEQMSYYTDRLGLENATTLILNSPFDYQHQTLLCVPRYLPPLNQPYTAKRLAAMLTPVILKNQGRCFFLCTSHAMMRGLAEEFKASLPLPVLMQGEMSKTQLLQKFVSSGNALLVATQSFWEGVDVRGDTLSCVIIDKLPFTAPDDPLLRARIEDCELRGGDAFRDVQIPDAVISLKQGVGRLIRDVHDYGAIIVCDDRLVSRAYGEVFLSSLPPSPRTRSLEKTMEFLSQRAQHDEIQEISGS; encoded by the coding sequence ATGCCTGTGTCAGACGATTTTGCAGAAAACGGGATTTTAACCCGAACTATTCCTGGATTTCATCCCCGTGAAGCTCAACGACAAATGGCGAAATCAATAACAGATATTATTGATAAGCAGGGTGTACTTATTGCGGAAGCTGGCACGGGAACAGGGAAAACCTATGCATACCTTGTACCTGCTTTGCGTTCAGGTAAAAAAACCATTATTTCAACAGGCTCTAAAGCCTTACAAGATCAACTCTATAGTCGGGATTTACCGACAATCATTGAAGCAATTAATTATGATGGCAACACCGCCTTATTAAAAGGACGTTCAAATTATTTGTGTTTAGAGCGACTCGATCAACAAATGCTCAGTGGTGGTGATCTGGAAGCAGAAGTATTATCTGATGTGATGTATGTACGCCAATGGTCAACACAGACAGAAGATGGTGATGTTAGCCGTTGTCATAGTGTTGCAGAAGATAGCCGAGTTTGGCCTTTAGTTACGAGCACCAACGATAACTGTTTAGGGAGTGATTGTCCTCGCTACAAAGAGTGCTATGTTTTAAGCGCGCGTAAAAAAGCAATGGATGCGGATGTCGTGGTAGTTAATCACCATTTATTTATGGCGGATACTGTCGTTAAAGATACGGGTTTTGGTGAGCTAATTCCGGAGGCTGAAATTATGATCTTTGATGAAGCTCATCAAATACCAGATATTGCCAGCCACTATTTTGGTCAACAACTTACCAGTAGACAGCTTTTTGATCTCGCCAGAGATATGACCGTTGCTTATCGCACAGAAGTGAGAGACCAAGTTCAGTTACAAAAAAGTGCCGATCGATTAACGCAAATGGTGATGGATTTTCGCTTAGCGTTAGGTGAGACGGGTTATCGTGGAAATTTACGCGAGTTATTGCAAGGTGGCGAAACAAAACGTTTTCTAACGTTACTGGATGATGCCTTAGAACTGAGTTATGACGTAATGAAACTCTCGTTAGGGCGCAGCCAATTACTTGATAGTGCTTTTGAACGTGCCACCGTTTACCGCAATCGCTTAAAACGCCTGATTGATACCACAATCCCGGGCTATAGTTACTGGTTTGAAAGTTACGGTCGCCATTTCTTACTCGCTATTACGCCACTTTCTGTTGCAGATAAATTTCGTGAATTAATTAAATCACATAAAAGTAGTTGGGTATTTACCTCGGCAACACTCTCTGTAAATGAACAAATGTCCTATTACACAGATAGGCTAGGTTTAGAAAACGCAACAACATTGATTTTAAACAGCCCGTTTGATTATCAACATCAAACATTATTGTGTGTCCCACGTTATTTGCCTCCCTTAAATCAGCCTTATACGGCGAAACGTTTAGCCGCTATGCTAACGCCTGTCATTTTAAAGAATCAAGGCCGCTGTTTTTTCCTCTGTACTTCACATGCCATGATGCGAGGGCTTGCCGAAGAGTTTAAAGCCAGTTTGCCATTACCTGTATTGATGCAAGGTGAAATGAGTAAAACGCAATTGCTGCAAAAATTTGTTTCATCAGGAAATGCGCTTTTAGTGGCGACTCAAAGTTTTTGGGAAGGTGTTGATGTGCGTGGCGATACGCTGTCTTGCGTGATTATTGATAAATTACCATTTACAGCACCTGATGATCCTTTATTAAGAGCACGTATTGAAGATTGTGAATTACGAGGTGGTGATGCATTCCGAGATGTGCAAATTCCTGATGCTGTAATTAGTTTAAAACAAGGTGTTGGACGATTAATTCGTGATGTACACGATTATGGCGCAATTATAGTGTGTGATGATAGATTAGTTTCTCGTGCATATGGCGAGGTTTTTTTAAGCAGTTTGCCTCCATCGCCACGCACACGCTCGCTTGAGAAAACGATGGAATTTTTGAGCCAACGCGCACAGCATGATGAAATACAAGAAATATCGGGTTCATAA
- the mdtJ gene encoding multidrug/spermidine efflux SMR transporter subunit MdtJ, with the protein MIYWIFLALAIVCEVIGTLSMKYASVSGGYTGMIVMWLMIATSYIFLAIAVKKVALGVAYALWEGIGIVIITTFSVLWFGESLSPLKLGGLAMLIAGITLIKSGTKKSTVAKKTTDSVKSIAGKAKHVASAVKGANKPISANIKEA; encoded by the coding sequence ATGATTTATTGGATATTTTTAGCATTAGCTATCGTTTGTGAAGTTATTGGTACTTTATCAATGAAGTACGCCAGTGTAAGTGGTGGTTATACTGGCATGATAGTGATGTGGTTAATGATTGCCACTTCCTATATCTTTTTAGCCATAGCCGTTAAGAAAGTGGCATTAGGTGTAGCGTATGCACTATGGGAAGGTATTGGAATTGTCATTATTACGACATTCAGCGTTCTGTGGTTTGGTGAATCGCTGTCACCATTAAAGTTAGGTGGTCTAGCGATGTTAATTGCAGGGATCACGCTTATCAAATCAGGTACTAAAAAATCGACTGTTGCTAAGAAAACAACTGACTCGGTAAAAAGTATCGCGGGTAAAGCCAAGCACGTTGCAAGTGCCGTAAAAGGAGCGAATAAGCCAATTTCTGCCAATATCAAGGAGGCTTAA
- the mdtI gene encoding multidrug/spermidine efflux SMR transporter subunit MdtI — MLAQFEWWHGAFLILAVVLEIVANIFLKMSNGFSRMGLGILSLVCVLGAFSALAMAVKGIELSVAYALWGAFGIIATIAAGWILFNQRLNYKGWGGIILLLVGMVMIKFA, encoded by the coding sequence ATGTTAGCTCAATTTGAATGGTGGCATGGTGCATTCCTAATACTTGCCGTAGTGCTTGAGATTGTTGCGAATATATTCTTAAAAATGTCTAACGGCTTTAGCCGAATGGGATTAGGAATATTATCACTGGTTTGTGTGTTAGGGGCCTTTAGTGCGCTGGCAATGGCAGTGAAAGGGATAGAACTTTCAGTTGCTTATGCACTTTGGGGAGCATTCGGCATTATTGCTACTATCGCTGCCGGTTGGATTTTATTTAATCAGAGACTCAATTATAAAGGATGGGGTGGAATTATATTATTACTGGTTGGTATGGTAATGATTAAATTTGCCTAA
- a CDS encoding Slp family lipoprotein has protein sequence MKRQLNYRLVSKALFLSGALFLAGCVSIPESIKGTSATPVTDLNGIFVAPELYVGQEGRFGGRVIDVKNLQSSTQLEIAVMPLSQYDAAPELQQPSIGRLYANVMHFLDPTDYKNQYVTVVGTIKGVETGKVGEASYPFLRMDVTGMKRWTLTQQVIMPAPVMTWGYYGDGPYWGYHHGYGGYGGYPYGTGQVVPILE, from the coding sequence ATGAAAAGACAATTAAACTACCGTTTGGTAAGCAAAGCGCTATTTTTATCTGGTGCTTTGTTTCTAGCGGGATGTGTCTCAATACCTGAATCAATAAAAGGAACATCAGCAACGCCTGTCACTGATTTAAATGGTATTTTTGTAGCGCCTGAACTTTATGTAGGTCAAGAAGGTCGTTTTGGCGGACGTGTGATTGATGTTAAAAACCTTCAATCATCCACACAGCTAGAAATTGCCGTTATGCCCCTTTCTCAATATGATGCGGCACCTGAATTACAACAACCGTCTATTGGACGTCTCTATGCAAATGTCATGCATTTCTTAGATCCCACAGATTATAAAAACCAATATGTAACGGTAGTTGGAACGATTAAAGGTGTTGAAACAGGGAAAGTCGGAGAAGCAAGCTATCCATTTTTACGTATGGATGTAACAGGAATGAAACGTTGGACTTTGACACAGCAAGTGATTATGCCAGCGCCTGTTATGACATGGGGATATTATGGTGATGGCCCATATTGGGGTTATCATCATGGATATGGTGGTTATGGTGGATATCCATATGGAACTGGTCAGGTCGTGCCCATTTTAGAATAA
- a CDS encoding lysozyme inhibitor LprI family protein, with product MKMKYIALCFPLLLTACGEKTEPIGCSSELTQSAFKDALKKTTLEEISRQTSNYSDVTNQLKRATLEEISFNVSEIMTKANDPNSTMKSCSAMVSMTIPANNYEILHDYYRTEFNSNLDKTLETLSLEQNANTFSARIDYSAQPTDDNKTVFVNIAPRNSISNGAAFVSTLSIIKPIKEQQRILQQQQQQELQKKQEELRQQQELNRQQQLLDQQAEQESLRQQALEQQEVRRQRQALQEAQETPELSLSQAKQDFLTADAELNNRWQSLSSEQRKALLLGQRQWIKNKDLICGKVTSEGGDEKLAKIYRCHAETIKNRIPELK from the coding sequence ATGAAAATGAAATATATCGCTCTATGCTTTCCTTTATTATTAACAGCTTGTGGTGAAAAAACAGAACCTATTGGTTGTTCTTCAGAATTAACACAATCTGCTTTTAAAGATGCTTTAAAAAAAACAACACTAGAAGAAATTTCTCGACAAACAAGTAATTATTCTGATGTCACAAATCAATTAAAACGAGCAACATTAGAAGAGATTAGTTTTAATGTGTCTGAAATAATGACTAAAGCGAACGATCCTAATAGTACGATGAAGTCATGTTCTGCAATGGTGTCAATGACCATACCTGCAAATAATTATGAAATATTACATGATTATTATCGTACTGAATTCAATAGTAATCTTGATAAAACTCTTGAAACTTTATCATTAGAGCAAAACGCGAATACTTTCTCTGCGAGAATAGATTATAGTGCTCAGCCAACTGATGATAATAAAACAGTATTCGTAAATATTGCGCCAAGAAATAGTATTTCGAATGGTGCTGCTTTTGTTTCTACTCTATCTATAATAAAACCGATTAAAGAACAGCAAAGAATATTGCAACAACAGCAACAGCAAGAATTACAAAAGAAACAAGAAGAACTTCGCCAACAGCAAGAATTGAATCGTCAACAACAATTATTAGACCAACAAGCAGAGCAAGAATCACTACGCCAACAGGCGTTAGAGCAACAAGAAGTTCGTCGTCAAAGACAAGCTTTGCAAGAAGCGCAAGAAACACCAGAACTTTCACTTTCTCAAGCAAAACAAGATTTTCTTACAGCAGATGCTGAATTAAATAATAGATGGCAAAGTTTAAGTAGTGAACAAAGAAAAGCTTTATTATTAGGTCAGCGTCAGTGGATAAAAAATAAAGATCTTATTTGTGGAAAAGTCACCTCTGAAGGTGGTGATGAAAAATTAGCCAAAATATACCGTTGTCATGCCGAGACAATAAAAAATAGGATCCCTGAGTTAAAATAA
- a CDS encoding MurR/RpiR family transcriptional regulator → MNILERVQSNLDILSKSEKKVAEAVLTAPQTVIHSSIALMAKTADVSEPTVNRFCRRMATKGFPDFKLQLAQSIANGTPYVNRNIDDSDTVSSYTNKIFESAMAGLENVKNNIDIAAINRAVDILTQAKKISFFGLGASAAVAHDAMNKFSRFNIPVTYFDDVVMQRMSCINSTDGDVVVVISHTGRTKNLVEIAKIARENDAAVIAITTPGSLLASEATLPILLDVPEDTDIYMPMISRLAQLTIIDVLATGFILRRGPKFRDNLKRVKEALRDSRFDK, encoded by the coding sequence ATGAATATATTGGAAAGGGTTCAGTCTAATCTGGACATCTTGAGCAAATCAGAAAAAAAAGTTGCAGAAGCTGTTTTAACTGCGCCACAAACTGTTATCCATTCTAGTATTGCCTTAATGGCTAAAACGGCTGATGTCAGTGAACCCACGGTTAATCGTTTTTGCCGTCGCATGGCAACCAAGGGATTTCCTGATTTTAAATTACAATTAGCACAAAGCATTGCCAATGGCACACCTTATGTAAATCGTAATATTGATGATTCTGATACAGTATCCTCTTATACCAATAAAATTTTTGAATCCGCCATGGCGGGACTTGAGAACGTTAAAAATAATATTGATATCGCCGCAATCAATCGTGCTGTTGATATTTTGACGCAAGCTAAGAAAATCTCTTTTTTTGGCTTAGGCGCATCAGCCGCTGTGGCTCACGATGCCATGAATAAGTTTTCTCGTTTTAATATTCCTGTCACTTACTTTGATGACGTTGTTATGCAACGTATGAGTTGTATCAATAGCACTGATGGTGATGTTGTCGTGGTTATCTCTCATACGGGGCGGACTAAAAATCTCGTGGAAATAGCTAAAATTGCGCGTGAAAATGATGCCGCAGTGATTGCTATTACAACACCCGGATCACTTTTAGCCTCTGAAGCCACCCTCCCTATTTTACTTGATGTACCTGAAGATACTGATATCTACATGCCAATGATCTCCCGCCTTGCACAACTCACTATTATTGATGTTCTCGCGACAGGATTTATTTTACGTCGAGGACCAAAATTCAGAGATAACTTGAAGCGCGTCAAAGAAGCTTTACGTGATTCACGGTTTGATAAGTAA
- the fadD gene encoding long-chain-fatty-acid--CoA ligase FadD yields the protein MEKVWLKRYPADVPAEIDPDRFASLAEMLENAVANYADQPAFINMGEVMTYRKLEERSRAFAAYLQNGLGLKKGDRVALMMPNLLQYPIALFGILRAGMVVVNVNPLYTPRELEHQLNDSGASAIVIVSNFAHTLEKIVFNTSIKHVILTRMGDQLSRPKATLVDFVVKYIKRLVPKYNLPDAISFRRAMHFGYRMQYIKPEITGGDLAFLQYTGGTTGIAKGAMLTHRNMLANLEQAKAAYVPALHIGKELVVTALPLYHVFALTVNCLLFIEVGGKNLLITNPRDVKGTIKELGRYPVTAITGVNTLFNAWLQNPEFRQLDFSKLNLSVGGGMPVQSSVAKEWEELTGKHLLEGYGLTECSPLVTGNPYNLKKYSGSIGLPVPSTDVKFIDDEGNEVDRTVGGEMWVRGPQVMKGYWNRPDATDEVLHDGWVATGDIATMDDEGFIRIIDRKKDMILVSGFNVYPNEVEEVVTAHPKVLESAAIGVPSKSSGETVKIFIVKKDPTLTEDEVKTHCRRYLTGYKVPKIIEFRDELPKSNVGKILRRELRNEEKQLKTSTES from the coding sequence TTGGAAAAAGTCTGGCTTAAACGTTATCCGGCAGATGTCCCGGCTGAAATTGACCCGGACCGTTTCGCATCCCTTGCTGAGATGCTTGAAAACGCTGTCGCAAATTACGCAGATCAACCCGCCTTTATCAATATGGGCGAGGTCATGACTTATCGCAAACTTGAAGAGCGTAGCCGTGCTTTTGCAGCATACCTGCAAAATGGCTTAGGATTGAAAAAAGGTGATCGTGTTGCCTTAATGATGCCTAATTTATTGCAGTATCCTATCGCGCTTTTCGGTATTCTTCGTGCAGGTATGGTTGTCGTAAACGTAAATCCACTTTACACACCAAGAGAACTTGAACATCAATTAAATGATAGTGGTGCAAGTGCCATTGTCATAGTCTCTAACTTTGCACATACACTCGAAAAAATCGTATTTAATACCAGTATTAAACACGTTATTTTAACCCGAATGGGTGATCAGCTATCTCGACCTAAAGCAACATTAGTCGATTTTGTTGTTAAATATATCAAACGATTAGTGCCTAAATATAATTTGCCCGATGCCATTTCATTTCGTAGAGCAATGCATTTTGGCTATCGTATGCAATATATTAAACCTGAAATTACAGGAGGAGATTTAGCCTTCTTGCAATATACAGGGGGAACAACAGGTATTGCTAAAGGAGCCATGCTAACGCATCGCAATATGTTGGCAAATCTTGAACAAGCAAAAGCGGCTTATGTACCTGCATTACATATAGGTAAAGAGCTGGTGGTAACGGCATTACCGCTGTATCACGTCTTTGCTTTAACGGTTAACTGTCTGCTATTTATTGAGGTTGGTGGCAAAAACTTACTGATCACTAATCCACGTGACGTGAAAGGTACTATTAAAGAGTTAGGGCGTTACCCTGTCACGGCTATTACAGGTGTAAACACGTTATTTAACGCTTGGTTGCAAAATCCTGAATTTCGTCAACTTGATTTCTCCAAACTAAATCTTTCTGTTGGTGGTGGCATGCCAGTACAAAGCAGTGTCGCCAAAGAGTGGGAAGAGTTAACAGGCAAACATTTATTAGAAGGTTATGGCCTGACAGAATGTTCTCCTCTGGTCACTGGTAATCCTTATAATCTGAAAAAATACAGTGGTAGTATTGGATTACCTGTACCTTCAACTGACGTTAAGTTTATCGATGATGAAGGTAACGAAGTTGACCGCACTGTAGGCGGTGAAATGTGGGTTCGTGGACCTCAGGTCATGAAAGGATATTGGAACCGCCCTGATGCCACTGACGAGGTTTTACACGATGGTTGGGTTGCAACGGGTGATATCGCAACAATGGATGACGAAGGTTTTATTCGCATTATTGACCGCAAAAAAGATATGATCTTAGTCTCAGGATTCAACGTTTATCCCAATGAAGTTGAAGAAGTGGTTACGGCTCACCCTAAAGTATTAGAATCAGCAGCAATTGGTGTACCGAGTAAAAGTTCAGGTGAGACAGTTAAGATTTTTATTGTGAAAAAAGACCCTACATTGACGGAAGATGAGGTAAAAACACACTGTCGTCGCTATTTAACTGGTTATAAAGTACCTAAAATTATTGAGTTTCGTGATGAATTACCAAAATCTAATGTCGGTAAAATTTTACGCAGAGAGTTAAGAAATGAAGAAAAACAGTTGAAAACCTCAACTGAATCTTGA
- a CDS encoding RidA family protein — MTIKRIDPEDRWSEAVIHNDTIYYTAVPENLSGDIIEQTADTLAAIDVLLQRVGSDKTQILDATIFLADKADFEGMNKAWDAWVAKGSAPVRCTVQAQLMHPEYKVEIKIIAAM; from the coding sequence ATGACAATTAAACGTATCGACCCTGAAGATCGCTGGTCTGAAGCGGTTATTCATAATGACACTATTTATTACACCGCTGTACCAGAAAATTTATCGGGCGATATTATTGAACAGACAGCAGATACATTAGCGGCAATCGATGTCTTATTACAACGTGTAGGTTCTGATAAAACCCAAATTCTTGATGCGACAATCTTTTTAGCTGATAAAGCCGATTTTGAAGGGATGAATAAAGCATGGGATGCTTGGGTTGCTAAAGGTAGTGCACCTGTACGTTGTACAGTGCAAGCACAATTAATGCATCCTGAGTATAAAGTCGAAATTAAAATTATTGCGGCAATGTAA
- the tsaB gene encoding tRNA (adenosine(37)-N6)-threonylcarbamoyltransferase complex dimerization subunit type 1 TsaB, which translates to MSLRILAIDTATESCSVAVWNEGVVASRFEISPREHTQKILPMVKSALEEANLTLQSLDVLAFGRGPGSFTGVRIGVGVAQGIALGAELPMIGISSLATMAEGVFRTTGIKQVLVAIDARMGEIYCAQYQRNDEGIWLGEETEAVMKPEHFVEALQSTTGTWAMAGTGWQAYPELKEGLLFTVVETDITLPAAQDMLPLAVAAWHEGKATRVEEAEPVYLRNEVTWKKLPGRE; encoded by the coding sequence GTGTCACTGCGAATTTTAGCAATTGATACTGCAACAGAATCCTGTTCAGTTGCAGTTTGGAATGAAGGCGTTGTTGCTTCACGTTTTGAAATCTCACCTCGTGAACATACACAAAAGATTTTACCTATGGTCAAAAGCGCCTTAGAAGAAGCGAACTTAACATTGCAATCATTAGATGTCCTTGCCTTTGGGCGTGGTCCAGGTAGTTTTACTGGGGTTCGTATTGGCGTCGGTGTTGCACAAGGTATCGCATTGGGTGCTGAATTACCCATGATTGGCATATCATCACTTGCCACCATGGCAGAAGGTGTATTCAGAACAACAGGGATCAAGCAGGTTTTGGTTGCAATAGATGCACGTATGGGTGAAATTTATTGTGCTCAATATCAACGTAATGACGAAGGGATTTGGTTAGGCGAAGAAACAGAAGCAGTGATGAAACCTGAACACTTTGTTGAAGCCTTACAATCAACCACGGGTACTTGGGCAATGGCGGGTACGGGTTGGCAAGCCTATCCTGAATTAAAAGAGGGATTACTTTTTACCGTTGTTGAAACTGATATTACATTGCCGGCAGCACAAGATATGCTACCGCTTGCCGTTGCTGCTTGGCATGAAGGAAAAGCTACAAGAGTGGAAGAGGCTGAACCTGTTTATTTACGTAACGAAGTTACGTGGAAAAAACTACCTGGTCGTGAATAG
- the zwf gene encoding glucose-6-phosphate dehydrogenase: MAAISTAQACDLVIFGTKGDLARRKLIPSLYQLEKAGYIHPDSRIIGVGRADWDAEAYKNVAHEALKTFLKEEINPEIWQRLSDRLDFCNLDVNETDHFIELSKHLKQDKLPAIYYFAMPPSTFSAMCKGLGHAKLNKEPNRVVMEKPLGTDLASSVSINDSVAKYFKESQIYRIDHYLGKETVLNLLALRFANSLFVNNWDNKTIDHVQITVAEEVGIEGRWGYFDQAGQMRDMVQNHLLQILTMIAMSPPADLTADSIRQEKVKVLRSLRRIDNTNIREKTVRGQYTGGFVQGKKVPGYLDEEGANKASHTETFVAIRADIDNWRWAGVPFYLRTGKRLPSKCSEVVVYFKKPALNIFSETYQELPQNKLTIRLQPDEGIDIEVLNKAPGLDHKHRLQTTKLDLSFSETFNQTHLADAYERLLLEAMRGIQALFVRRDEVEEAWKWVDSIINAWECDNELPKPYQAGTWGPVASVAMITRDGRSWNEIE, from the coding sequence ATGGCAGCGATATCGACTGCTCAGGCCTGTGATCTGGTTATCTTCGGTACGAAAGGGGATCTAGCACGCCGTAAGCTTATTCCATCATTATATCAATTGGAAAAAGCAGGATATATTCACCCTGACTCTCGCATTATTGGTGTAGGTCGTGCTGATTGGGATGCTGAGGCATATAAAAATGTTGCCCATGAAGCATTAAAAACCTTTTTAAAAGAAGAAATTAATCCTGAAATTTGGCAGCGTTTAAGTGATCGCTTAGATTTTTGTAATCTTGATGTCAATGAAACAGACCATTTCATTGAGCTATCAAAGCACCTCAAACAAGACAAATTACCGGCTATTTATTACTTTGCAATGCCACCAAGTACCTTTAGTGCGATGTGTAAAGGTTTAGGCCATGCAAAACTTAATAAAGAGCCAAACCGTGTTGTGATGGAAAAACCATTGGGCACAGACTTAGCATCTTCGGTTTCTATTAATGATAGTGTGGCTAAATACTTTAAAGAGAGCCAAATTTATCGTATCGACCACTATTTAGGTAAAGAAACAGTTTTAAATCTATTAGCACTGCGCTTTGCAAACTCACTGTTTGTTAATAATTGGGACAATAAAACGATTGATCATGTCCAAATTACGGTTGCAGAAGAAGTGGGTATTGAAGGGCGTTGGGGATATTTCGATCAAGCGGGTCAAATGCGTGATATGGTGCAAAACCACTTGTTGCAGATCTTAACGATGATTGCAATGTCACCACCCGCTGATTTAACCGCTGACAGTATTCGTCAAGAAAAAGTGAAAGTCTTACGTTCATTACGCCGTATTGATAACACTAATATTCGCGAAAAAACGGTTCGTGGGCAATATACAGGTGGTTTTGTACAAGGTAAAAAAGTACCAGGTTATCTTGATGAAGAGGGTGCAAATAAAGCTAGTCATACAGAAACGTTTGTTGCTATCCGTGCGGATATTGATAACTGGCGTTGGGCAGGGGTTCCCTTCTATTTAAGAACGGGTAAGCGCCTACCAAGTAAATGTTCAGAAGTTGTGGTTTATTTTAAAAAGCCTGCGCTGAATATTTTCAGTGAAACTTACCAAGAGTTACCTCAAAATAAGCTAACTATTCGTTTACAGCCAGATGAAGGTATCGATATCGAAGTGCTAAATAAAGCTCCGGGACTCGATCATAAACACCGTTTACAAACAACCAAACTGGACTTGAGCTTCTCTGAAACATTCAATCAAACACATTTAGCGGATGCTTACGAGCGCTTATTGTTAGAAGCCATGCGTGGGATCCAAGCGCTATTCGTGCGTCGTGATGAAGTGGAAGAAGCCTGGAAATGGGTAGATTCAATCATTAACGCATGGGAGTGTGATAATGAACTGCCTAAGCCATATCAAGCAGGTACTTGGGGACCAGTGGCATCTGTTGCAATGATCACCCGTGATGGTCGCTCTTGGAATGAAATTGAATAA